Within the Dialister hominis genome, the region CGAAGGCTTCCTGGGTGGAAAAGTAGATGCAATTTTCGTGCCAACGGATAATATTATTGCTTCTTCTATTCCGACACTCATGGCAGTTGCCAATAAGGAAAAGATTCCGGTATACGGCGCTGAGCAGGGACATGTAAAATCTGGTGTTCTGGCTTCTGAATCAATCAGCTTCTACGACATCGGGCACCGTGCCGGTGAAATGGCAGCCGAGATCCTCAAGGGAAACAAGACAGTAAAAGACTTCCCTGTTGAAGGTGCTGACAAATCTAAGTTATATATCAATAAGAATGAAATGGACACGCTCGGAATCAAGATTCCTCAATCGGTTCTTGACAGGGCTGAAATGGTATGATTTAAGAAGGGATTCAGGAAGTGGCCTCGAAACTTAAAAAGCTCTGGTGGCTTATGCTTGTTTTTGCAGTCTGCAATATAGCAATAGCCTTAATTCTCTTTTTTGGCAATAAGCAGAAATCTCCGGAGGAAAGCACAAAACCTATACCGCAGAAAAACGTATACAGTATTGGTGTTCTGCAATCCGAAAGCCTGCCTGAACAGGATAAAATGGTAGCCGGGGCTTTAGCAGGATTGGAATCCAGCGGTTACGCGAATGGAGAAAGACTTCATATCGAAGTGATCAATGCCAATGGGGATGACAAGAAGCTTGAACGGGGCGCCAAGAAATTTTCCTCGAATAAAAAAGATCTTATTATAGCTGTCGGTACGGATTCGGCCAAGGCTCTTGCCAAAGTGACCAAAAACATACCGGTCGTAGGTGTTGGAGTATATCTTTTCAAAAGTGACGAGGTTTTCAAATCCCACGAAAACTTTACAGGCATCTCGGATACTCCGCAGGTACTGACGCAGATAAGAACGGCTGCGCAGTGTTTCCCTGTGAATAAGCTTGGAATCCTGTACGATCCCACAGATGAGGATTCAGTGCTCCAGCTTAAGATTTTGAGAGCAGTTTCAGAACAGAAAAATATCAGTCTTTTCGAGGTTGCTTTTAATCCGGACCAGAGATCGGATATCCAGATCCGTAAATTTTTGGGCAATGTGAATGCTGTTTATATTCCGGAGGATCCCGCCGTACTCAAGAATTTTGATGCAGTGGTAAAGATTTTGACACCCGCGGGAATTCCTATTATCGGTGAACAGATGGAGATGGTGAAGAAAGGTGCTCTGATATCGGTTTCACCGTCCTATTACCGTATGGGATTTAGCGGGGGCAGAATTGCTGCCAGACTCTTAAGCGGGAATTTCCTGCCGGAGAACATTCCGATTACCCGTCAAATCGATCCTGATATGGTTATCAATATGAAACAGGCGGACCTGCTTCATATCAAGCTGCCCAGTGACGTATGGCAGCGGGCAAGAAAACTGTACTTGTATGATAACCAGCCAGCAAGACCTTGATTTAAATCCGGAGACTGCTGTCCTCGCATTTTACAGGTAGTTAACAGGCGGCAGCGGTA harbors:
- a CDS encoding ABC transporter substrate-binding protein; this encodes MVAGALAGLESSGYANGERLHIEVINANGDDKKLERGAKKFSSNKKDLIIAVGTDSAKALAKVTKNIPVVGVGVYLFKSDEVFKSHENFTGISDTPQVLTQIRTAAQCFPVNKLGILYDPTDEDSVLQLKILRAVSEQKNISLFEVAFNPDQRSDIQIRKFLGNVNAVYIPEDPAVLKNFDAVVKILTPAGIPIIGEQMEMVKKGALISVSPSYYRMGFSGGRIAARLLSGNFLPENIPITRQIDPDMVINMKQADLLHIKLPSDVWQRARKLYLYDNQPARP